One Archangium violaceum genomic window, GCAGGTAGAAGATCTGGAACATGATGACCGTGGTGACGGCCATGGTCTGCGCCTCGCTTAGGGCCAGCTCGTGGCCGAGGCGCCCCACCTCGGCGTTGTACTCCCAGAGGAAGAGCCCGGTGGCGCCAGCGCACATCAGCACCGCCACCATCACGGTGCGCATGACGACGAAGCCACTGAGCACGGGCGCGTCCGGGTGACGAGGCATCCGCTGCATCAAGTTCGGCTCCCGGGCCTCGAAGGCCAATGGCAGCGCGAGCGCCACCGTGGCCACCAGGTTGATCCACAGGAGCTGGGTGGGGAGCATGGCCAGCAGCGGCTCGCGCTCACCGGCGACGCGCAGGATGGGGAAGAAGCCCACGCCGACGATGAGGATGAGGGCCAGCCCCAGGTTGGTGGGCAGCACGAAGGCGAGCGACTTGATGAGGTTGTCGTAGACGCGCCGCCCCTCCTCCACCGCGGCGGCGATGGAGGCGAAGTTGTCGTCCGTGAGGATGATGTCCGCGGACTCCTTGGACACGGCCGTGCCGGTGATGCCCATGGCCACGCCGATGTTGGCCTGCTTGAGCGCGGGAGCGTCGTTGACACCATCCCCCGTCATGGCCACCACCTGCCCCTCCTTCTGGAGGGCGCGCACCAGACGCAGCTTGTGCTCGGGCGCCACGCGGGCGAACACGTTGGAGGACATGGCCACCTCGCGCAGCCGTGTGTCGTCCAGCGCCGCCAGCTCCGCGCCCGTCACCGCCCGGCGCCCCTCGAGGATGCCGAGCTGCGCGCCGATGGCCTCCGCCGTCTTCGCGTGGTCGCCGGTGATCATCTTCACGGTGATGCCCGCCGTGTGGCAGGCGCGCACCGCGTTGATGGCCTCCTCGCGAGGCGGGTCGATCATCCCCTGGAGCCCCAGGAGGCGGAAGCCACCGGCCGCGTCCTCGTTGCGCAGGGCGCCGTGCGAGGCTGGAAGGGATTTGCTCGCCACGGCCAGCACGCGCATGCCACGCGAGGCCAGACGCTCCACCTCGCCGAGCACCTTGTCGGCATCGATGCCGTCGTGAAGGACACAGCGGCGCAGCACCACCTCGGGAGCGCCCTTGAGGATGAGCTCGCGGCCCCCCTGTCCGTCCTCGTTGAGGGTGGCCATGAACTGGTTCTCGGACTCGAAGGGGATGGCGTCCACGCGGGGGTGGCGGGCGCGTAGCTCCTCCACCTTCAATCCGGCCTTGGCCGCGGCGACGAGGAGCGCGCCCTCGGTGGGATCGCCCGTCAACTCCGAGACACCATTCTTCTCGCGGACCGAGGCGTCATTGCAGAGCGCGCCGGCCACGAGCAGCTCGCGGGCATCCTCGGGCGGGGAGTCCAGCTTCTGCGCGTCGCGGCGCAGCTCGCCCAGGGGCGCGTAACCCACGCCCGAAAGGGTATAGGTCCCCGAGGGCGTCCACAGTGCCTGGACCGTCATCTCGTTGCGGGTGAGCGTGCCCGTCTTGTCGGTGCAGATGACGGTGGTGCTGCCCAGCGTCTCCACGGCGGGCAGCTTGCGGATGATGGCGCGGCGGGAGGCCATGTACTGCACGCCGATGGCGAGGGCGATGGTGACGATGGCGGGCAGGCCCTCGGGGATGGCGGCCACGGCCAGCGTGAGCGCCGCCATGAGGGACTCGGCGATGCCGTAGCCGCGCAGCAGGCCCACGCCCATGAGGACGACGGAGATGACGAGGATGGCGATGGTGAGATAGCGGCCGATGACGCCGATCGCCTTCGTCAGCGGTGTCTGCAGATCCACCGCCTCGCTCAGCAGTTGCGAGATGCGGCCGAGCTCGGTGGCGCCGCCGGTGGCCACCACCACCGCGGTGCCCGTGCCATAGGTGACGTGCGTGCCACCGAAGGCCATGCTCGTGCGATCACCGACACCCGCGCTCGCGGGGACGGGGGCCACGTTCTTCTCCGTGGGGAGGGACTCACCCGTGAGCGCCGCTTCCTCCACCTGGAGGTTGCGTTCGGCGAGCAACCGCACGTCCGCGGGTACCTTGTCCCCCGAGGCGAGCAGCACCACGTCCCCGGGGACGAGCTCGGCGGAGGGCACCGTCACCTTGCGGCCCCCGCGCAGGACGGTGGCGTTCTCCGGCACCATCTGGGTGAGGGCCTCGATGGCCTTGCCCGCGCGGAACTCCTGCACGAAGCCGATGAGCGTGTTGAGCACCACCACGGCCAGCACGATGAGCCCGTCCGCCACCTTGCCCAGGGCGATGGCCAGGCCGGCCGAGGCGAGCAGCACCCAGATGAGGGGGTTGTTGATCTGGCGCCACAGCAGCGTGAGCGGGCTCTCGCCGGAGACGCGTTGCAGCACGTTGGGGCCGTGGCGTTCGAGCCGGACACGGGCCTCGGCGTCGGAGAGGCCCTCGGGATTCGTCTGGACGGCCTCGAGGACCGCCTCGGGTGGCAGCGAATGCCAGGGCTGGGCCTGGGAAGAATCCGTCGGAGAGTCGGTCTGGGGCGGGTTCATGTCGCGCTCCTCCAGAGGCAATCTGGGGAGCGCCACACTCCTTGGCAAAAAGAGAATCCTTCCGCGACGCTTCGAGTCAATCGAAGTCCGCCTGGCCGCTCCCCGCTGACACCAGCCTGGGAGGCAGGCGCTCGGAGGCGAGCGCCTGCGCGAGGCCTCCTCGGGGTTGTTACGCGAGCAGGCGGGCACCTATACTCGTGCGCGGCACGCACGAAGCGTCGTGCGGGCCCCAGGTGACTGAACTCATGAAGCCCCTTTGCCCAGCTCCGATGAAGTCCGGTACGCGCTGGGCCGTGGTGCGCCGGGTTCTGCTCGCCCACGGCCGGGCAACTGCCTGGCTTGAGTCCCGCGCCGCCCGCCCCCGTTCCTAGAACCCCGGCGCGCGGCGTCCCCTCTCCTCCAGAGGCCCGTTCCCAGGTGGCCCTGTCCTGATGGCCCGTGAGGGCTGACACGGATACGGCTCCACGAGCGCCTGGCCCGCCGCCCGGCTTGCTTCAGCCCCAGCCTCGCACCCCTCACCCCACACCCACGCCGCAGCGCGGCCACTGCCCCATGAGGAACATTGGAATGACCCAGGAGCGACACATCATCGTCACGGAGACCGACCTCGAGCGCCTCCAGCGTGTGCTCGATGTGCACGGCAACGGGCGCAACGCCGAACTGGCCGAGATGCTGGAACAGGAGCTGGCCCGGGCCGAGATCATGAGCGCCCAGGAGGTCCCCGCGGACGTGGTGACGATGAACAGCACCGTCGTCTTCGAGGACGAGGAGACGGGCTCACGCCGGGAGGTCACGCTCTGCTACCCGCAGGACGCACGCAGCGACGAAGGCCGCATCTCGGTGCTCGCCCCCATCGGAAGCGCCCTCATCGGATTGTCCGTGGGCCAGTCCATCGAGTGGCCGTTCCCGGGCGGACGTACCCGGACGCTCCGCATCGTCGCGGTGCCGTATCAGCCAGAGGCGGCGGGGCACTTCCACCTCTGACGCTGGCGCCACACGGCGTCCGAATCCGCCCGGCTCACAAGCCGTAGAGGTGGTGCTCGCGTGCGTAGGCGAGCACCCGCTCGGGCACCAGGTCCGTGGGCTGCTCGCCCCGGTTCAGACGCTCGCGGATCTCCGTGGAGGACACCTCCGCCAACGGAGGCCCCACGGTCCCCTCGGCCGGGTAGCCCGCGCGGTACAGCACCAGCACGCGCGCCATCCGCTGGATGCGGTCGAAGTCCTTCCAGTGCGGCAGATCCTTGAGGATGTCCGAGCCGATGATGAGCGAGAAGCGGGACTCCGGGTGCCGGGCGATGAGGAACTCCAACGTGTCCACCGTGCGCCCGTCCTTGCCCACCTCGCTCTCCACCCGCGAGGTCTTCATCCAGCCGGCCGCGTCCTGGCACATCCGCTCGCACATGCTCACGCGGTGCTCGAAGTCCTCCGAGCGCTTGCCGAACGGGTGGCGGAACGTGGGCATGAGCCAGACCTCATCCACGCCCTGGGTGGCGCGCACGTAGTGGGCGGCCAGCAGATGACCCACGTGGGGCGGATTGAACGAGCCTCCGAGGAGCGCGACCTGCAAGGGGGGCCTCACTTGACGGACAGCTTCGAGCGACGATCCACCGCCAGCGTCTGTGGCTCCAGGACCGTCTTCCCATCCAGCCGGAAGGCGGAGAAGCGCAGATCCCTGTCCTCACGCTCCAGCAGGGCACACGTCTGCTCCGCGGCTCCGGCCAGCCGGCCCGGGGACATGAAGTAGCGCGGGCCGATCTGCACCAGCTTCGGCTCGGACTCCTTGCCGTGGATGAAGAGGAGCGCGTTGACCAGGTCGTCCCGGGTCAGATCGTTCTTGTCGTGGACGAGGCACACGAGCGACTCGCCCACCATGTCCAGCACCTTCCGGGGGATGCTCGGGTCCCTGTACTGGATGGAGTCCCGCTCCGGCGTGCGCAGGAAGTGCTCGCGCACGAGCATGGGATCTCCCTCGAGCTCCTTGAGCACGTCATCCGGGATGGACAGCGAGCGCGGACGCGGCTTCTGCTCGGTGACGGCCAGCCAGCGGGCCACGTCCTCGATGAAGTCCGCCCCCGAGTACTCCCGGCCCCCCCGGCTGCGCTCCCGCCGGTCGAGGATCCACTCGTCCAGGTCGGAGTAGCGGCCCCCCAGGAAGATGAACCGCTGGGCACCCTTTCCCCGCAGCAGCTCATAGGCCGCGTCGAAGGCGGCCAGATCTCCATGGCTGTCGGACAGGATACCGATGACGTCTTGGCTCACGACCCTCGAGCGTACAGCAGATGACGCTCCCTCCGCTTGGCGAAGTCCCGCGCCTGCGTCTCGAAGCCTTCTAGTAGACGGTCCAGCGACCAGCCGGCCTCGATTCCCTTGCGGACCTGATCCGTGCCGCAGAGCAGATCGAAGGCGGGCACGTCGTCCACGAACTCGTAGGCGTCCTCACGCCAGGCGAACCCGCCCTCCTTCCCCAGCTCGTACAGGGCCTGGAAGATGGCGATGCCCGTCCGCAGGGGGAGGAAGGACTCGCGGTCGGTGACGTGGATGAAGGCTCCGTTGCAGGACACACCCTTGTACTTGTCGAAGGTGGGAGTGAATCCCACGGCGCGGAAGCGGACCCCGGGAAGCTTCTCGCGCTCCAGGCGGGCGATCAGCGCGTCCGAGTCCACCCAGGGAGCACCGAACTGCTCGAAGGGACGGCAGGTGCCCCGGCCCTCGGAGACGTTGGTGCCCTCGCCCTGGCACATGCCCGGGTAGACGAGCGCGGTATCCGGGGTGGGCATGTTGGGCGAGGGCGAGATGAAGGGCAGCCCGGTGTCGGACCAGAAGAACTCGCGGCGCCAGCCCTCCATGGGCACGACGGTCAGGTCGCACCCGAAGCCCTGCTCGTCGTTGAAGAGGCGGGCCAGCTCGCCGGCCGTCATGCCGTGCCGGTTGGGGATGGGATACAGGCCCACGAAGGAGCGGTAGCGCTCCCCCACGAGGTTGCCCTCGATGGCGACGCCGTTGAGCGGGTTGGGCCGGTCCAGCACGTAGAAGGGGATCCCCGCCTTGCCGGCGGCCTTCATGGCCAGGGCCATGGTGTAGACGTAGGTGTAGTAGCGGCTGCCCACGTCCTGGATGTCGAAGACGAGCGCGTCCAGGCCCTCCAACCACTCGGGGCGGGGCGAGAGCGACTCGAAGGTGGAGCCGTAGAGGCTGTGCACGGGGACGCCGGTGCGCCGATCCCTCGCATCACCCACGGCGACCATGTACTGGGCCTCGCCGCGCACGCCGTGCTCGGGGCCGAAGAGGGCCGCCAGCTTCACCCCGGGCGCCTGCATCAGCAGATCCGCCAGGTGGCGGAAGCTCGAGTCCACGCTGGTGGGATTGACGATGGCCCCTACCCGCTTGCCCTTCAGTGGCGCGAAGCCCTGCTCCACCCAGACATCCAGTCCCGTCTTCACCCGTGTCATGACATCCCCCACGTTCTTCAGCGTCCGAGCCGCTCCAGCGCCTTCTGCGCCGCCTTGCGCGAATTGCATCCGAGCTGGAAGAGGCCCCCGGATTCCTCGCCCGGTCCACCCTCCTCGGCCAGATCCTCCAGCGCGCCGCGCGCGGACACCCTCTTGAGATCGCCCAGCGCGTCCGCGGCATTGGCGCGCACACGGCACTCCGGGTGCTTCAACAGCTCCGCGAGCCGGTCCCCGGCGTCGTCGTTGCCGGCCTTCACCGCGGAACGGTAGAGCTCCACCGCCCGGTTGGGGGCGTCCAGCGCCTCGTCCAGCCGCCCCAGCAGCCAGGCCCGCTTGCCCGGGGAGTCCTTCTCCACGGAGATGAGATTCCGGGCGCGCTCCGCCAGCTTGAGCTTCTCGCTGGTGCTGGTGGCCTTCGCCACCTCCTTGATGGCGGCCTCGGCGGGACTGTCGCGCAGCACGACGAAGCCCACCCCGAGCAGCAACAGCACCAGCGCGCCACCGCCCACCGCCACCTTCCTCGAGGTGGGCGACAGGCGCTGATGGGTCTTCACCGCCAGGATGGCCGTGCGGGTGCGCGCCACGATCTGCCCGCCGACGGCGGCCGCGGTGGCCGCCAGGTCCGTCCCCGGCGTGAGCTGGAGCGAGGGAACGCGCGAGAGCGCCAGGTTCCCGAAGGGCGGCTGCTCGTTCTCGAGCGGCGCCCCGGCCCCGGACGACACGTGCACCACGGAGGGCGTCTCCACGCGGTAGGGCGCGCGGGGCACGCGGAAGACGCGGATCTTCCCGGGGATGCCCTTGAGCTCGAAGGCGCCCACTTCCAGCGAGGGCACTTCCGCCTTGTTCATGGCCAGGTAGACGGCCTCGGTGAAGAAGACCTCGCCGGCCTCGGCGATGGACTCCACGCGCGAGGCGATGTTGACGGGCTCGCCGAAGACGTCGTTGGACTCCAGCCGCACCTCGCCCACGTTGATGGCCACGCGTACGTCCAGCCGCTCGGCATCCGAGGCGCCGCGGTTGTAGCTCCAGAGCCGGTCCTGGATGGCCATGCCGCTGAGGACGGCCTGGGTGGGCGACTCGAAGGTCACGAGGAAGGCGTCGCCGATGGACTTGATGATGCGTCCGCCGAAGGCCTTGAAGACCGGGGCGAGGAGATCATGGTGCACCTTGAGCAGGCGCTGGTTCTCCTCGAGGGTTTGCCGGCTGGTGCGCTCGGTGAAGCCCTTGATGTCGGTGAACACAATGGCGAGGTTGGCGGTCTTCAAGGCGGGCGCAGTGTATGCAGTGGAGCCTGCGACGCAACGAGACAGGGAACGAAAGGTTCCCTACCGACGCGACGGGCGCAGGGGCCGCATCTTCTTGGGGGGAGCGGGCGGCTCCAGGCTCGCACGCACCTTCGCCGCCAGCTGGGGCCGGCCGGTGCGCTCATAGAGCTCGGCCAGGCGGCGGAGGACCAGGGCGTTGCCCGGCTGCTCACTTCTCAAGAGAAGCAACTCCTTTTCCGCGTCCGCCTCCCTGCCCTGCTCCTCGATGGTCCGGATGAGCTGGAGACGCACCTGTACCCACTCGGGGCGGGAGCGGCTGAGCAAGCGGTAGTGCATCTCGGCCTTGAGCCAGTCGCCCAGGGAGGCCCAGAGGCCGGCGACCCGGAATCGGGCATCCTCGTAGGACGCGCGATAGAAGAGGGCCTGTTCATAGGAACGGGCCGCGCGCAGGAGCTGGCCGCGCTCCTCCCACAACAGCCCACGCAGGTAGTGGACCCGGGGGTTCTCGGGTGCCACGGCGGCGGCCACCTCCAGGTGGGCTTCGGCTCGGTCCAGGTTCTCCCCGAGCTTCAGCAGGAGACGGGCCGCTTCCACCCGGGGAAGGGCCTGGTTGGGCCAGGCCTGGACCACGGCCTCGACGGATACCAGGGCCCCGGAGGTATCACCCGACGCCTCCCGAGCCAGGGCCGATGTCAGATCCCCCGGGACGGGTGCGTCCATGGCCGCCGCGAGCGTGCCCGCTACCAGAAGCCAGAGCATGGCGGGCTGATAGCAGAGCGATACCCGCTGTCACAACCCTACTTCCTCTTGACGGCCGCCCGGCCGCGCATGAAACCCATGACCGTGCAGATTGCTCAGAGAACGCTCGAGGACCTTGGATTCGCGGATGTGCTCCGTGCGCTGGCCCACCGTTGTCGGACCGAACCCGGGAGGGAGCGTGCGCTCGCCCGGCCGTTCCTCGAGGGTGAGGAACAGGTAGCGGAGGCCCTGGCGCTCGTCGCCGAGGCGCGGCGGCTGGCCCAGGAGCAATTTTCCCTGCCCCTCGGAGGGGTGACGGATCTGCGCGCCGCGCTGGAGCTGGCGTCCAAGGGGGGCCTGTTGGAGCCCCGGCAGCTCATCGCGTCGGCGCAGCTGCTGTTCGCCTTCGTCCGTACCCGCGAGGCGCTCGAGGAGCGGCAGCACGTGGTGCCCCGGCTGGCGGCCATCTCCCGGCGGCTGCCAATGCTGGAGCAGCTGGCGGTGCGCATCGATCGGAGCTTCGAGGCGGACGGAGAGATTTCGGACCGGGCGAGTCCGGAGCTGCGCGAGGCGAGGGACCGGGTGCGCGGACTTCACCGGCGCATCAAGGGCCGGCTGGAGGAGCTGCTCCACGACGAGAACTTCCTGCCGAAGCTACGGGAAAACTACTACACCATCCGCAATGGCCGGTACGTGGTGCCCGTGGTGTCCAACTACCGGGGCGAGGTGCCGGGCATCGTCCACAACGCGAGCCAGACGGGGCAGACGCTGTTCGTGGAGCCCGAGGGCCTGGTGGGCATGGGCAACGACCTGGCCATCGCCCAGTCGGTGGTGACGGAGGAGGAGCGGCGGATCCTCCAGGAGCTGACGAACCAGCTCGGGCGCGAGGCGGCGAAGGTGCTCGAGGGCATCGCCGCGGTGGCGGAGCTGGACGAGGCGGAGGCGGCGGCGGTGCTGGCGGGCGACCTGAGGGCCTACGCCCCCGAGTTCATCGGGGTGGAGGGCCTGTCGCTGGTGCGGCTGCGGCACCCGCGGCTGGTGCTGAGGGACACCGAGGTGGTGCCCAACGACGTGGAGATGAAGGGCGAGGCGCGGGCGCTGGTGGTGTCCGGTCCGAACGCGGGCGGCAAGACGGTGACGCTGACGGCGGTGGGCCTGTGCGCGCTGATGTTGCGAGCGGGCCTGCCCATTCCGGCGGGCGAGGGCTCGCGGATGCCGCTGTACCGCTCGGTGCACTCCACGGTGGGTGACGCGCAGGACCTGTCGCAGGGCCTGTCCACGTTCAGCGCGCACGTGGTGATGCTGCGGGACATCTCCCTGTCGGTGGGGAAGAACTCGCTGGTGCTCATCGACGAGATCGCCGCGGACACGGATCCCCGCGAGGGCGCGGCCATCGCCATCGCGGTGCTGGAGGAGCTGCTCACCAAGGGCGCGGTGGTGCTGGTGACCACGCACCTGGAGGAGCTGAAGGCGCTGGCGCACCTGGATCCGCGGTTCCTGAACGCGCGGGTGGGCTTCGATGCGAAGAAGATGGCGCCCACGTACAAGCTGCAGCTGGGCGCGGCGGGTGCGTCGTCGGCCATCGAGGTGGCGTCGCGGATGGGGCTGCCGGAGCACATCTGCACGCGAGCGCGGGACCTGGCGATGAACGCGGGTGGCGCGCTGGCGAAGGCGCTGGCGGCGGCGGAGGAGGACCGGCGCAAGCTTCAGGACGAGCTGGAGCGGGCGAAGGCGGAGGCGGAGGAGGCCGAGCGGCTGCGCAAGACGCTGGAGGAGCAGAAGCAGCAGTTCGAGCGCGAGCGCAAGGCGCGGCTGATGCGCTTCAACGAGGAGGTGGCGGCGGCGAGCGAGCAGGCGGCGTCGGAGGTGCAGGAGCTGCTGAAGACGCTGAGGGCGCAGGCGAACGAGAAGGCGGCGTCGGAGGCGCGTTCGCAGCTGTTGCAGCGGATGGAGGAGGCGAACCAGCGGGCGAAGGCGGCACGCGCGGAGCTGTTCCAGGTGGAGGCGCCAGCGCCCGCGGAGCTGCGAGTGGGGGCGTGGGTGCGGCACTCGGGATTGAACAAGGACGTGGAGATCCTGGAGCTGCACGGGGATCAGGCGCTGGTGGCGGCGGGCATCATGAAGATGCGCGTGCCGGTGTCGGAGCTGTCGGGGACGAGGACGGCGAAGCCGAAGGAGACGAAGTTCCCGGAGCGCAACAAGCAGGCGCAGCAGATCCAACGCGCGAAGGCGGCGGCACCGGAGGCGGTGGAGGCGACGAACTACCGCTGCGACGTGCGAGGCATGAGGGCCGAGGAGGCGCTGACGGAGCTGGAGTCCTTCCTGGACCGGGGCATGAGGAGCGGCGAGGAGTCGGCGCTGATCATCCACGGGCACGGGACGGGAGCGCTGCGGCAGGCCATCCGCGACTACCTGGCGGCCTCGCCATACATCCGGATGTTCCGCCCGGGAGAGAACCACGAGGGCGGAGACGGCGTGACGGTCGTGGCGCTGCGCGCCTGAGCCACACCGGCGCACGAGCCTGAAGCAACAACGAGGCTGGAGGCCCCCTCTCCCAGTGGGAGAGGGGACATCCACGGAGCCTCGAGACTGCGTCCCCTAGCGCTTCTTCGCCTTCCGAGCGGGAGCGGTCTTCTTCGCCTTGGCGGTCGAAGCACGGGACTTCGGAGCCGAGGCACGCTTGGCGGCCGAGGCCCGCGTCGTCTTCTTCGCGGTGGGAGCCTTCTTGGCGGCCGCGACCCGAGCCGTCTTCTTCGTGGCACGAGCCGGCTTCTTCGCGGCGGCCTTCTTCGCGACGGGAGCCGTCTTCTTCGCACCCGTCCCCCGCGCGGCGGCCTTCTTCGCGGCGGCGCGAGGCGCAGCCTTCTTCCGAGCCCCGGCGGCGGCCCGCTTCTTCGCACGAGCCGGCTTCTCCTCGACCGCGGCGGCGGCCTTCCTGCGCCGCTTGGGAGGCACGGCCTGAACCGCCTCCCCGGTCGCCTCGCCCCCTTCGCGCGCGTCCAGCGCGGCCAGGGCGCGGATGCGATCGAAGCCCGCGGGCGCCGTCGGAATGATCCGCTCGACGATCTCGACGGACTCGGTCTGGCGCTCCACGGTGGGCGGAGCCACTTCCGCTGTCGCCACCTGCTCGGCCGGAGCCTGCTCCACGGCAGCGGCCTCGGCGGCCCGCAGCGCCTCGGCCTCGGCCATCGAGAGCCCGTGCTCTCCAACGACCCGCTCGGGACGACCCCAGCGCTCCCTCCGCTCCTTCTCCCTCGCGGCACGGGCGGCCTGCTTCCTCTCCTCGCGGGCCAGGTGCTTCTGCACCTTCTGCTCCTGGCGCTCCACGGCCTCGAGGGCCTTCACGGCCCTGCCTGCGACCTCCAGGGCCTCGAACTCGATGCGCCGCAGGGCCAGGTTCACGTTGACGAGCCGCACCCGGGCCTTCTGTCCGACGCGGACGCGGAAGCCGCCCGGCAGCGTGAGGGCGTGCAGGGTCTTGTCGAAGCGGGCCCCGAACCCGAGCGAGTCCGCGCGGACGAGCCCCTCGACGTGCACGTCGTCGAGCTCCACGAAGAAGCCGAACTCGACGATGCCGGCCACGGTGGCGGCGAACTCCTCGCCGAGGCGGTCCTTCATCATCAGGGCGGCGTAGTAGGAGACGACCTCGCGCTCCACCTGCATGGCGGCGCGCTCGCGCTCGGAGCTCTGGGAGGCCATGTCCTCCAGCAGCTGCTCCTCGCGCTCGAGCTGGGCGGGCGAGCGTTCCTGACCGCCACGGGACCAGTGCGCCTTCAGGAGCCGGTGGACGAGCAGGTCCGGGTAGCGGCGGATGGGCGAGGTGAAGTGGAGGTAGTACTCGGCGGCCAGTCCATAGTGGCCGATGTCCGAGGCCGTGTAGACGGCCTGCATCATCGAGCGCAGCAGGAGCTGGTTGAGGGCGCGCTCCTCGGGGTGGCCCTGGAGCTGGGCCATGAAGGCATTGAGTTCCTTCGAGGAGAGCTCCTCGGCCTGGAGGCGGAAGCCATAGGCCTGGGCGAGCTGGGCGAAGACGGCCAGCTTCTCCTCGTCGGGCTCACCGTGGTAGCGGTAGACGCTGGGCAGGCCCTGGTCGGCGAAGAACTTCGCCACCGCCTCGTTGGCGGCGAGCATGCACTCCTCGATGAGCCGGTGGCTGTCCTTGCGCTCGCGGCGCTCCATGCGAGCGGGCAGGCCGTCCTCGCCCATCACCACCTTGTGCTCGGGCAGGTTGAAGTCGATGGCGCCGCGCTCCTTGCGCATCCGCATCAGCACGCGGGCCAGCTCCATGAGCCGCTCGAAGTGGGGCTTGAAGGCGTTGCGATGGGGGACGTCCTTGCCGTCGAGCACGTCCTGCACCTCGTTGTAGGTGCAGCGGGCGTGGCTGCGCATGACGCCCGGGTACAGCTCGCTGGACACGAGCCGCCC contains:
- a CDS encoding cation-translocating P-type ATPase, with translation MNPPQTDSPTDSSQAQPWHSLPPEAVLEAVQTNPEGLSDAEARVRLERHGPNVLQRVSGESPLTLLWRQINNPLIWVLLASAGLAIALGKVADGLIVLAVVVLNTLIGFVQEFRAGKAIEALTQMVPENATVLRGGRKVTVPSAELVPGDVVLLASGDKVPADVRLLAERNLQVEEAALTGESLPTEKNVAPVPASAGVGDRTSMAFGGTHVTYGTGTAVVVATGGATELGRISQLLSEAVDLQTPLTKAIGVIGRYLTIAILVISVVLMGVGLLRGYGIAESLMAALTLAVAAIPEGLPAIVTIALAIGVQYMASRRAIIRKLPAVETLGSTTVICTDKTGTLTRNEMTVQALWTPSGTYTLSGVGYAPLGELRRDAQKLDSPPEDARELLVAGALCNDASVREKNGVSELTGDPTEGALLVAAAKAGLKVEELRARHPRVDAIPFESENQFMATLNEDGQGGRELILKGAPEVVLRRCVLHDGIDADKVLGEVERLASRGMRVLAVASKSLPASHGALRNEDAAGGFRLLGLQGMIDPPREEAINAVRACHTAGITVKMITGDHAKTAEAIGAQLGILEGRRAVTGAELAALDDTRLREVAMSSNVFARVAPEHKLRLVRALQKEGQVVAMTGDGVNDAPALKQANIGVAMGITGTAVSKESADIILTDDNFASIAAAVEEGRRVYDNLIKSLAFVLPTNLGLALILIVGVGFFPILRVAGEREPLLAMLPTQLLWINLVATVALALPLAFEAREPNLMQRMPRHPDAPVLSGFVVMRTVMVAVLMCAGATGLFLWEYNAEVGRLGHELALSEAQTMAVTTVIMFQIFYLLNCRSLRDSFFRIGVFSNPFVYLGIAMLVLLQLGFIYLPFMQAVFNTAPLSLEALGLCALVGAIVLPVISVEKWLRSRRAQDDRGAGTRHPLRLPRRATAE
- the rnk gene encoding nucleoside diphosphate kinase regulator gives rise to the protein MTQERHIIVTETDLERLQRVLDVHGNGRNAELAEMLEQELARAEIMSAQEVPADVVTMNSTVVFEDEETGSRREVTLCYPQDARSDEGRISVLAPIGSALIGLSVGQSIEWPFPGGRTRTLRIVAVPYQPEAAGHFHL
- the nadD gene encoding nicotinate (nicotinamide) nucleotide adenylyltransferase, producing the protein MRPPLQVALLGGSFNPPHVGHLLAAHYVRATQGVDEVWLMPTFRHPFGKRSEDFEHRVSMCERMCQDAAGWMKTSRVESEVGKDGRTVDTLEFLIARHPESRFSLIIGSDILKDLPHWKDFDRIQRMARVLVLYRAGYPAEGTVGPPLAEVSSTEIRERLNRGEQPTDLVPERVLAYAREHHLYGL
- a CDS encoding exo-beta-N-acetylmuramidase NamZ family protein, whose amino-acid sequence is MTRVKTGLDVWVEQGFAPLKGKRVGAIVNPTSVDSSFRHLADLLMQAPGVKLAALFGPEHGVRGEAQYMVAVGDARDRRTGVPVHSLYGSTFESLSPRPEWLEGLDALVFDIQDVGSRYYTYVYTMALAMKAAGKAGIPFYVLDRPNPLNGVAIEGNLVGERYRSFVGLYPIPNRHGMTAGELARLFNDEQGFGCDLTVVPMEGWRREFFWSDTGLPFISPSPNMPTPDTALVYPGMCQGEGTNVSEGRGTCRPFEQFGAPWVDSDALIARLEREKLPGVRFRAVGFTPTFDKYKGVSCNGAFIHVTDRESFLPLRTGIAIFQALYELGKEGGFAWREDAYEFVDDVPAFDLLCGTDQVRKGIEAGWSLDRLLEGFETQARDFAKRRERHLLYARGS
- a CDS encoding adenylate/guanylate cyclase domain-containing protein, which produces MKTANLAIVFTDIKGFTERTSRQTLEENQRLLKVHHDLLAPVFKAFGGRIIKSIGDAFLVTFESPTQAVLSGMAIQDRLWSYNRGASDAERLDVRVAINVGEVRLESNDVFGEPVNIASRVESIAEAGEVFFTEAVYLAMNKAEVPSLEVGAFELKGIPGKIRVFRVPRAPYRVETPSVVHVSSGAGAPLENEQPPFGNLALSRVPSLQLTPGTDLAATAAAVGGQIVARTRTAILAVKTHQRLSPTSRKVAVGGGALVLLLLGVGFVVLRDSPAEAAIKEVAKATSTSEKLKLAERARNLISVEKDSPGKRAWLLGRLDEALDAPNRAVELYRSAVKAGNDDAGDRLAELLKHPECRVRANAADALGDLKRVSARGALEDLAEEGGPGEESGGLFQLGCNSRKAAQKALERLGR
- a CDS encoding tetratricopeptide repeat protein — protein: MLWLLVAGTLAAAMDAPVPGDLTSALAREASGDTSGALVSVEAVVQAWPNQALPRVEAARLLLKLGENLDRAEAHLEVAAAVAPENPRVHYLRGLLWEERGQLLRAARSYEQALFYRASYEDARFRVAGLWASLGDWLKAEMHYRLLSRSRPEWVQVRLQLIRTIEEQGREADAEKELLLLRSEQPGNALVLRRLAELYERTGRPQLAAKVRASLEPPAPPKKMRPLRPSRR
- a CDS encoding endonuclease MutS2, which encodes MTVQIAQRTLEDLGFADVLRALAHRCRTEPGRERALARPFLEGEEQVAEALALVAEARRLAQEQFSLPLGGVTDLRAALELASKGGLLEPRQLIASAQLLFAFVRTREALEERQHVVPRLAAISRRLPMLEQLAVRIDRSFEADGEISDRASPELREARDRVRGLHRRIKGRLEELLHDENFLPKLRENYYTIRNGRYVVPVVSNYRGEVPGIVHNASQTGQTLFVEPEGLVGMGNDLAIAQSVVTEEERRILQELTNQLGREAAKVLEGIAAVAELDEAEAAAVLAGDLRAYAPEFIGVEGLSLVRLRHPRLVLRDTEVVPNDVEMKGEARALVVSGPNAGGKTVTLTAVGLCALMLRAGLPIPAGEGSRMPLYRSVHSTVGDAQDLSQGLSTFSAHVVMLRDISLSVGKNSLVLIDEIAADTDPREGAAIAIAVLEELLTKGAVVLVTTHLEELKALAHLDPRFLNARVGFDAKKMAPTYKLQLGAAGASSAIEVASRMGLPEHICTRARDLAMNAGGALAKALAAAEEDRRKLQDELERAKAEAEEAERLRKTLEEQKQQFERERKARLMRFNEEVAAASEQAASEVQELLKTLRAQANEKAASEARSQLLQRMEEANQRAKAARAELFQVEAPAPAELRVGAWVRHSGLNKDVEILELHGDQALVAAGIMKMRVPVSELSGTRTAKPKETKFPERNKQAQQIQRAKAAAPEAVEATNYRCDVRGMRAEEALTELESFLDRGMRSGEESALIIHGHGTGALRQAIRDYLAASPYIRMFRPGENHEGGDGVTVVALRA